The following are from one region of the Oncorhynchus masou masou isolate Uvic2021 chromosome 24, UVic_Omas_1.1, whole genome shotgun sequence genome:
- the LOC135511575 gene encoding gastrin/cholecystokinin type B receptor yields the protein MNLTNFYSDFGRLFSTNISLGGPQHEHNNWSLPEDTKPYPQLFLFSGHEPSTIVLVVMYSLSFLTGLGGNIMALLVLTRKRTGLAGVSATRRLLVNLAVCDMMVVCVCMPVNLGHQVYNAWVFGEFLCRTVPFVQAVSVSASVLSLAVISLNRYYSVHNPLHARSFFTGRRILCMICVVWIVSSGLCIPLLFMNTTQTLSLLDITLTVCVESWNQVKLKQRYSFLLFCSLYGFPVLFNLVISVLTGWKLWGNDEKRTQDSNTFGVTLSLSRLKVRKRIAKMVLSLVVLFTLSWLPLYVVDIWLDFNMTSSLEKEEEDVNHVYHEWILQGRPFALWLGLTNSALNPLCYCFVGNLHRSAKRFRKSYRQKLSSLLSLSPQQSSMPMGSTSVPKLVPYSRAQSEKRDAERRASSRFANPGNKLIKSKSLSSVTVCETVFD from the coding sequence ATGAATCTAACGAATTTTTACTCAGATTTTGGACGTTTATTTTCTACGAATATTTCACTTGGGGGACCTCAACATGAGCACAACAACTGGAGTTTACCGGAGGATACCAAACCCTACCCGCAATTGTTCTTATTTTCGGGACACGAACCGAGTACCATCGTGTTGGTGGTTATGTACTCCCTGTCCTTCCTCACCGGGCTCGGAGGGAACATCATGGCTCTTCTGGTCCTCACCCGAAAGAGGACCGGTCTGGCGGGGGTGTCAGCGACCCGCAGACTTCTGGTCAATCTGGCGGTGTGTGacatgatggtggtgtgtgtgtgcatgccagttaacctgggacaccaggtctACAACGCCTGGGTGTTCGGGGAGTTTCTGTGCCGCACCGTGCCGTTCGTTCAGGCTGTGTCGGTGTCTGCGAGCGTCCTGAGCCTGGCCGTGATCAGTCTGAACCGCTACTACAGCGTGCACAACCCTCTACACGCCCGGTCCTTTTTTACCGGGCGGCGGATACTGTGTATGATCTGTGTGGTGTGGATCGTGTCGTCGGGGCTGTGCATACCGCTCCTCTTCATGAATACCACCCAAACTTTGTCGCTGCTGGACATCACCCTCACTGTGTGCGTGGAGAGCTGGAACCAAGTCAAACTGAAACAGAGATATAGCTTTCTGCTCTTCTGCTCTCTCTATGGATTCCCTGTGTTGTTTAACCTGGTCATCAGCGTGCTGACGGGCTGGAAGCTGTGGGGCAACGACGAAAAACGGACGCAAGATTCGAATACATTTGGCGTTACGCTATCACTGTCTCGTCTGAAAGTGCGTAAAAGGATCGCCAAGATGGTGCTGTCGCTGGTTGTGCTTTTTACCTTGTCTTGGTTGCCTCTGTATGTAGTGGACATATGGTTAGACTTTAACATGACTTCATCtttagagaaagaggaggaggatgtgaaCCATGTATATCACGAGTGGATTCTACAGGGGAGACCCTTCGCGCTATGGCTGGGTCTAACCAACTCCGCTCTCAACCCGCTCTGTTATTGCTTCGTGGGTAATTTACACAGGTCTGCAAAACGATTCAGGAAaagctacagacagaaactgTCGTCATTGTTAAGTCTGTCGCCACAGCAGTCCTCTATGCCTATGGGCAGCACCTCAGTGCCCAAGCTCGTGCCCTATAGCAGGGCGCAATCGGAGAAGCGCGACGCAGAAAGGCGCGCATCGAGCAGATTTGCCAATCCAGGCAACAAACTAATCAAAAGCAAGAGCCTGTCGTCTGTGACAGTGTGTGAGACCGTTTTTGACTGA